A stretch of DNA from Oceanispirochaeta sp.:
GACTTCGGCGTTCCCGAAAAAGAAGGCGACCTGGCCTTCGGTACAAGCATCGTCTATCCCGGAAAAGTGGGCAATGAATACCATATGACCAACGGTCACTTTCACACCATCCTGGACACAGCTGAGATATATCTCTGTCAGGCCGGATACGGCATGATGATGATGGAAAGCCCCGAAGGTGAGGTCATCTTTAAAGAAATGCGGCCCGGTCAGTCCGTCTATGTACCTGGAAGATACGCTCATAGAAGCATCAATCTCTCTGATACCGAGACTCTGATCACATTCTATGTATTCCGTGCAGATGCCGGCCATGATTACGGTTCTATCAAGACAAAGGGATTCCGTAAAATCGTTGTGGAAAATAACGGTTCCTGGGAAGTCCGGGACAATCCCCGCTGGAAAGCATAGGTTGAGGAATATATGAGCAAAGGAAATATCCTGATAACACCCCGCTCTATGAGCAAAAACGGGCATCCCCTCTTAAAAGAACTGGAAGATGCCGGATACACCATTCTGACACCCTTCCCCGGAAAACAA
This window harbors:
- a CDS encoding glucose-6-phosphate isomerase family protein is translated as MNFPPYINTPVMFDPKTGLADSQPPLERHYSDMKNMYLDEEARQKLEDNGNALLYHFYDFGVPEKEGDLAFGTSIVYPGKVGNEYHMTNGHFHTILDTAEIYLCQAGYGMMMMESPEGEVIFKEMRPGQSVYVPGRYAHRSINLSDTETLITFYVFRADAGHDYGSIKTKGFRKIVVENNGSWEVRDNPRWKA